In Chloroflexota bacterium, one genomic interval encodes:
- a CDS encoding ATP-dependent Clp protease adaptor ClpS, whose protein sequence is MTLPDVDVESLRRTLNARLPRYAVILHNDDYHSMDYVVEALVKSVPDLIVEEAIGIMFEAHNTGSAVVVVCVLEQAELYKERIQGYGLGVSIRRG, encoded by the coding sequence ATGACCCTGCCGGATGTCGATGTCGAATCGTTGCGGCGAACGTTGAATGCGCGGCTGCCGCGCTATGCGGTGATACTGCATAACGACGACTACCATTCGATGGATTATGTCGTGGAGGCGCTGGTGAAGAGCGTGCCGGACCTTATCGTCGAAGAGGCGATCGGCATCATGTTCGAGGCGCACAACACGGGCAGCGCCGTGGTGGTTGTGTGTGTGCTGGAGCAGGCGGAGTTGTACAAAGAGCGCATTCAAGGCTATGGCTTGGGTGTCAGCATACGGCGCGGTTGA
- a CDS encoding ABC transporter permease has translation MRTYIIKRILYAIPTIFGITVLIFGIMRILPGDPLGAYYGIETIIQWTPEQKAAILRDLGLDKPIAVQYAVWVKDIASGKLGESFFRGDPIIEIMAQRGPISAQIGIISVVISWIIGLPVGIISAVRPNSVWDMSTSFFTVLFLAIPGFWLGLLVVVASISWFQYKAPIVSVQFWEDPWTNFQIIVGPAIVLGLGQAAFIARMARSSLFEVLREDYVRTSRAKGLIERLVIARHAMPNALLPVLTLSGVLLGFVMGGSVAVEQAFTVPGLGKALVVAAIDRDFNVVQNIVLFYAVIFVLVNLLIDMLYGWLDPRIRLN, from the coding sequence TTGCGAACCTACATCATAAAGCGCATTCTCTATGCAATCCCCACCATTTTCGGTATCACGGTCTTGATATTCGGCATCATGCGGATATTGCCGGGCGACCCTCTGGGCGCCTATTACGGGATAGAAACCATCATCCAATGGACGCCCGAGCAGAAGGCGGCGATACTCAGAGACCTCGGACTGGACAAGCCGATAGCCGTGCAATACGCGGTGTGGGTGAAGGACATCGCATCCGGCAAGCTTGGCGAGTCTTTCTTTCGGGGCGACCCTATCATCGAGATTATGGCTCAGAGGGGCCCCATTAGCGCCCAGATTGGGATTATTTCAGTCGTCATTTCCTGGATTATCGGACTGCCGGTTGGCATAATCAGCGCCGTGCGTCCCAACTCCGTCTGGGACATGTCCACCAGTTTCTTCACGGTGCTCTTTCTTGCGATACCCGGATTCTGGCTTGGACTGCTCGTAGTGGTCGCCAGCATTTCATGGTTTCAGTACAAAGCGCCTATCGTCTCCGTTCAATTCTGGGAAGACCCCTGGACTAACTTTCAGATAATAGTGGGACCTGCGATTGTGCTGGGCTTAGGTCAGGCTGCGTTTATCGCGCGAATGGCTCGCTCGTCGCTGTTCGAGGTGCTGCGCGAGGATTATGTCAGGACTTCACGCGCCAAAGGCTTGATTGAGCGGCTGGTCATAGCGCGACACGCCATGCCGAATGCCCTGTTGCCGGTGCTGACATTGAGCGGGGTGCTGCTCGGCTTCGTGATGGGCGGCTCGGTCGCGGTTGAGCAGGCGTTCACCGTGCCGGGCTTGGGCAAGGCGCTGGTAGTCGCCGCCATTGACCGAGACTTCAATGTAGTCCAGAATATCGTTCTCTTTTATGCAGTCATCTTCGTACTGGTCAATCTCCTGATTGACATGTTGTATGGGTGGCTAGACCCAAGAATAAGGCTCAATTAG
- a CDS encoding tRNA (adenine-N1)-methyltransferase codes for MNENAPARHVFHEGDHALVIDRRGRRYLAQLRPGAKFESHLGAFSHDDLIGTDSGSWMTTNRGHVLLVVKPTMADFAVDMPRIATVGYPKDLGTILVYGDIFPGARVLEAGCGSGAVTMALLRAIGESGSLFSYDVRQDMIDRTRENVNAMLPDTSNLTLKIGDVYNGFDERDLDRIVLDLPEPWQVVPHASEGLLPGGIFVSFSPTVLQVHELTAALRGIHTFEMIETMEVLQRPWVVGSRSVRPEHRMVGHTGFITIARRCSPRPASSVSTGRD; via the coding sequence ATGAACGAAAACGCCCCTGCGCGGCACGTCTTCCACGAGGGCGACCATGCCCTTGTCATTGACCGGCGGGGGCGGCGCTACCTTGCGCAACTGCGACCCGGCGCAAAGTTCGAGTCGCATCTCGGCGCGTTCTCACACGACGATTTAATCGGCACGGACTCCGGCTCGTGGATGACCACAAACCGCGGGCATGTGCTGCTCGTAGTCAAGCCCACGATGGCGGATTTCGCGGTGGACATGCCTCGCATCGCCACTGTCGGCTACCCGAAGGACCTCGGCACAATTCTCGTTTACGGCGACATATTCCCCGGCGCGCGGGTCCTCGAAGCGGGCTGCGGCAGCGGTGCGGTAACGATGGCGCTACTGCGCGCAATTGGTGAAAGCGGCTCGCTATTCTCGTACGATGTGCGGCAGGACATGATCGACCGCACCCGCGAGAATGTCAACGCGATGCTGCCGGACACATCCAACCTCACGCTGAAAATCGGCGATGTCTATAATGGCTTTGACGAACGCGACCTAGATCGCATCGTGCTCGACCTCCCCGAGCCTTGGCAAGTCGTGCCGCACGCATCGGAAGGTTTGCTGCCGGGCGGTATATTCGTCAGCTTCTCGCCTACCGTGCTGCAAGTCCACGAACTTACGGCAGCGCTGCGCGGCATCCACACATTCGAGATGATCGAAACAATGGAAGTGCTGCAGCGCCCATGGGTAGTAGGCAGCCGCAGCGTCCGCCCAGAGCACCGCATGGTCGGGCACACCGGCTTCATCACCATAGCCCGAAGGTGCTCACCGCGCCCGGCGTCCAGCGTGTCAACGGGACGGGATTGA
- a CDS encoding redoxin domain-containing protein, with translation MVDVGQQAPEFTLPDQEMKSVSLSDFRGEKAVVLSFHIFSFTGG, from the coding sequence ATGGTTGATGTAGGACAGCAGGCGCCGGAATTTACGCTGCCGGACCAGGAAATGAAAAGCGTATCCCTGAGCGATTTCAGGGGCGAGAAGGCGGTGGTGCTCTCGTTCCACATATTCTCGTTCACAGGCGGCTGA
- a CDS encoding LLM class flavin-dependent oxidoreductase, protein MQIGVSLTSSYSIDRDPKAVMDGLTEQVKAMADLGFASLSLGDHHVTRNNYFQVMPTMSHLSAFTGDMRLIPLFLLPFYNPILLAEQLSMLDVISGGKTAVISALGHQPEAHDAFETPQRLRVSRFEETFDIMRRLWADDDVSFSGKHYNFSGVSVNPKPLQRSMPMWIGANADPAVRRAARIADAWVISPGWTPDYIDERLQFYRAALDEFGRSGQVQELVVRRDLHLAPTRDAALRDAEVLFERGYRGFGDREMQESLIVGDADTCITALERLQSMGATHILFRCALDETEQAMQTIRILGEQVIPHFSG, encoded by the coding sequence ATGCAAATAGGAGTGTCGCTGACTTCGAGCTATTCTATCGACCGCGATCCGAAAGCCGTGATGGACGGCTTGACGGAGCAGGTGAAGGCGATGGCGGATTTGGGGTTCGCGTCGCTGTCGCTTGGCGACCACCATGTAACGCGCAACAATTACTTTCAGGTAATGCCCACGATGTCGCACCTGTCCGCGTTCACGGGCGATATGCGGCTGATTCCACTGTTCTTGCTGCCGTTCTACAATCCGATACTGCTCGCGGAACAACTGTCGATGCTGGATGTCATCAGCGGCGGCAAGACGGCGGTCATCAGCGCGCTTGGACACCAGCCCGAAGCGCACGATGCGTTCGAGACACCGCAGCGATTGCGCGTGTCCCGCTTCGAGGAGACCTTCGATATTATGCGTCGGCTATGGGCAGACGACGATGTGTCATTCAGCGGCAAGCACTACAACTTCAGCGGCGTGTCGGTCAATCCCAAGCCGCTGCAACGGTCTATGCCGATGTGGATTGGCGCAAACGCCGACCCCGCCGTGCGCCGCGCCGCGCGAATCGCGGACGCATGGGTTATCAGCCCCGGCTGGACGCCCGACTACATCGACGAACGTCTGCAATTCTACCGCGCCGCGCTCGACGAATTCGGCCGCAGCGGACAAGTACAGGAATTGGTTGTGCGCCGCGACTTGCACCTCGCGCCGACACGAGACGCGGCGCTGCGAGATGCGGAAGTCCTGTTTGAACGCGGCTATCGCGGCTTCGGAGACCGTGAAATGCAAGAATCGCTAATCGTGGGGGATGCGGATACCTGCATCACCGCGCTGGAACGCCTGCAAAGCATGGGCGCGACGCACATCCTATTCCGCTGCGCGTTGGACGAAACGGAGCAGGCGATGCAGACTATCAGAATCCTTGGGGAGCAGGTGATTCCGCACTTTTCAGGCTAA
- a CDS encoding ABC transporter permease yields the protein MAMDSVAARRSVSSNVRRYGVNLRGFVRRSPFAAVWGLIGLILILMALGAPLISPQDPLKANFTKISAPPDSESYFGTDQIGRDLLSRILYGARISLFVALASVLIGTTIGGVWGLVSGYLGGLTDMISQRFVEIIMALPGLILAFALVLVLGAGMWTIILAIAVTRVPFGARIIRSVALTVKETAYVEAARGIGASQMRIMARHVAPQCVAPFLILFTVHLGTVIVIEASLSFLGLGVSPPTPTWGGMLGEASALLYPLWWHVFFPGVFITITVLAFNLFGDGLRDALDPRLRGTLE from the coding sequence ATGGCAATGGATTCAGTAGCTGCGCGCAGAAGCGTCAGTTCCAATGTTCGCAGGTATGGAGTAAACCTGCGCGGCTTCGTTCGACGCAGTCCATTTGCGGCCGTATGGGGCCTGATAGGGCTGATACTGATTCTGATGGCTTTAGGCGCTCCCCTAATATCGCCCCAAGACCCCCTGAAAGCCAACTTCACGAAAATTAGCGCGCCTCCCGACAGCGAAAGTTATTTTGGCACCGACCAGATTGGCAGAGACCTCCTAAGCAGGATTCTCTATGGCGCGAGAATATCTCTGTTCGTCGCTTTGGCGTCAGTGCTCATCGGCACGACTATTGGCGGCGTGTGGGGGCTTGTCAGCGGCTATCTCGGCGGCTTGACTGACATGATAAGCCAGCGCTTCGTGGAAATTATCATGGCGCTCCCGGGCCTGATACTCGCATTCGCTCTTGTGCTTGTTCTGGGCGCCGGAATGTGGACGATTATCCTCGCCATTGCCGTAACTCGCGTTCCGTTCGGCGCCAGGATTATTCGCTCTGTGGCGTTGACAGTTAAGGAAACGGCGTATGTGGAGGCTGCGCGAGGAATCGGCGCTTCTCAGATGAGAATAATGGCGAGACACGTTGCGCCGCAGTGTGTTGCACCATTCCTCATCCTCTTCACCGTTCACCTGGGAACGGTCATTGTCATCGAAGCTTCCCTGAGCTTCCTCGGACTTGGAGTAAGCCCGCCCACACCCACATGGGGCGGTATGCTCGGCGAGGCATCGGCGCTGCTGTACCCGTTGTGGTGGCACGTTTTCTTCCCCGGAGTGTTCATCACGATAACCGTGCTCGCCTTCAATCTGTTTGGAGACGGCTTGCGCGACGCGCTGGACCCCAGGCTGCGCGGCACGCTTGAATAG
- a CDS encoding class I SAM-dependent methyltransferase, whose protein sequence is MTGKTMSELTSAEQTIAEQTIRQRIYRHGKITFAEFMQIALYHPIDGYYTSDRPFGADGDYYTSPAAHPAFGALLAVQLFGMWRGMGMPTDFTVVEMGAGNGMLANDICAYAGDLSADFADSLRYICIDRYAAADTWQSTGEGAIHIERVTADKLPLEGVVGCFISNELVDAFPVHRFEIVDGEPREIFVALDDSGDFVELLDTPSTPIIAQRLDALGFPLENGQRGEVNPHIKSWIGEIAAALGTGFVITIDYGYEAVELYAPERKYGTLQTYYRHTDGSSPYRRIGRQDLSAQVDFTLLQCEGHAAGLNTLAYTTQSEFLHALGIREMMRQLRSAPLSHHERSANLMAMRQLVQPDGLGRFRVLVQEKQSGVSSIEQILPDESARRGLLAPLLSFRHMPLMEGRYPQTSWEMPSLWDESQAYQLL, encoded by the coding sequence ATGACCGGCAAAACCATGAGCGAACTTACATCAGCCGAACAAACAATAGCCGAACAGACCATAAGGCAGCGCATCTACCGGCACGGCAAAATCACCTTCGCCGAATTCATGCAGATTGCCCTATACCACCCGATCGACGGATACTACACGAGCGATCGACCCTTCGGCGCGGACGGCGACTATTACACCAGCCCGGCGGCGCATCCGGCGTTCGGCGCACTGCTTGCTGTGCAACTCTTCGGCATGTGGCGTGGTATGGGAATGCCAACAGACTTCACTGTCGTGGAGATGGGCGCTGGCAATGGCATGCTCGCCAACGACATCTGCGCCTATGCGGGCGATTTGAGCGCAGACTTCGCGGACAGTCTGCGCTACATCTGCATTGACCGATATGCGGCGGCGGACACTTGGCAATCAACCGGCGAAGGCGCGATTCACATTGAGCGGGTGACTGCGGACAAACTGCCACTAGAAGGCGTGGTGGGCTGTTTCATATCAAACGAACTGGTGGACGCCTTCCCGGTGCATCGCTTTGAGATTGTGGACGGAGAGCCGCGTGAAATCTTCGTCGCGCTAGACGACTCCGGCGACTTCGTGGAACTGCTGGACACACCATCTACGCCAATCATCGCGCAACGTCTTGATGCGCTAGGCTTCCCGCTTGAGAATGGACAGCGCGGCGAAGTCAACCCGCACATCAAGTCGTGGATCGGCGAAATCGCCGCCGCACTGGGCACAGGTTTCGTTATCACCATAGACTACGGCTATGAAGCGGTTGAGTTGTACGCGCCGGAGCGCAAGTACGGCACATTGCAAACATACTACCGGCACACGGACGGCAGCAGCCCGTACCGTCGCATCGGCAGGCAAGACCTCAGCGCACAGGTGGATTTCACGCTGCTGCAATGCGAGGGACACGCCGCTGGCCTAAACACACTCGCCTACACCACGCAATCCGAATTTCTGCACGCGCTAGGCATTCGAGAGATGATGCGGCAACTGCGATCCGCGCCGTTAAGCCACCACGAGCGCAGCGCAAACCTAATGGCAATGCGCCAATTGGTTCAACCCGACGGACTGGGCAGATTCCGCGTGCTGGTGCAGGAAAAGCAATCCGGCGTATCGTCAATAGAGCAAATCTTGCCCGATGAGTCGGCACGCAGGGGACTGCTTGCGCCGCTGCTGTCGTTCCGACACATGCCGTTGATGGAAGGGCGTTATCCGCAAACGAGCTGGGAAATGCCGTCGCTATGGGACGAATCTCAGGCTTATCAGTTGCTGTGA
- a CDS encoding citrate (Si)-synthase, translated as MTSEQKVQIHRGLRDVLIDRTRSSFIDGDVGKLLYRGYNIDDLANKSTFEETIFLLLYGGLPTQAQLDDFGAQLRANRALPEEVLDVISLTQKAHPMDVLRTAISALAAFDPETEDNSMEATLRKGIRLTSQASTIVAAHARIRDGKQPIAPSTTLDHAGNFLYMLFGEEPDPRDAKLMDKDFILHAEHGINASSFGARVTASTQADLHCAVTTGVGVLKGPSHGGAAEEVMKMALEIGDESNAAEYVANLRKQGGRVMGFGHRVYKAVDPRSIHLMDDARDLGVRKGQPGWYSILEAVAKVMEPYARRGICQNVDFFSGAIYYLLDIPEDLFISIFAMGRIPGWTVQVMEQFDNNILLRPRLLYVGDMDVEYVPIDQR; from the coding sequence ATGACGAGTGAGCAGAAGGTCCAAATCCATCGAGGCCTTCGGGATGTGCTTATTGATCGGACCAGGTCCAGTTTCATCGACGGCGATGTTGGCAAGCTATTGTATAGGGGCTACAACATCGACGATCTCGCCAACAAGTCCACCTTCGAAGAGACTATCTTTCTCCTGCTGTACGGCGGATTGCCCACACAGGCGCAGTTGGACGACTTCGGCGCCCAGCTAAGAGCCAATCGCGCGCTGCCCGAAGAGGTGCTAGATGTCATCAGCCTAACGCAGAAGGCGCACCCGATGGATGTGCTGCGAACGGCGATTTCCGCGCTGGCGGCGTTCGACCCCGAGACCGAAGACAACTCAATGGAAGCAACGCTGCGAAAGGGCATCCGCCTGACATCGCAGGCGTCCACGATAGTCGCGGCGCATGCGCGAATACGCGATGGCAAGCAGCCCATCGCGCCGAGCACCACACTCGACCACGCGGGCAACTTCCTGTATATGCTGTTCGGCGAAGAGCCGGACCCACGCGACGCTAAGCTGATGGACAAAGACTTCATACTGCACGCCGAGCATGGCATCAATGCCTCGTCGTTCGGCGCGCGCGTTACGGCTTCGACGCAGGCGGATCTGCACTGCGCCGTCACCACCGGCGTGGGAGTGCTCAAGGGACCGTCGCACGGCGGCGCGGCAGAAGAAGTGATGAAGATGGCGCTCGAAATCGGCGACGAATCCAATGCCGCCGAATATGTGGCGAACCTGCGCAAGCAAGGCGGCAGGGTCATGGGCTTCGGCCACCGTGTCTATAAGGCGGTTGACCCGCGCTCGATCCACCTGATGGACGACGCCCGAGATCTGGGCGTTCGCAAGGGGCAGCCGGGCTGGTACTCCATATTGGAAGCGGTCGCCAAGGTGATGGAGCCGTATGCACGGCGCGGAATCTGCCAGAATGTGGACTTCTTCTCCGGCGCGATATACTACCTGCTGGACATTCCCGAAGACCTGTTCATCTCCATTTTCGCGATGGGACGCATCCCCGGCTGGACGGTGCAAGTGATGGAGCAGTTCGACAACAACATCCTGCTGCGTCCGCGCCTGCTATATGTCGGCGATATGGATGTGGAATATGTGCCGATAGACCAGAGGTAA
- a CDS encoding ATP-NAD kinase, with translation MKTLGLIVNPIAGMGGSVGLKGTDGEDTPQRALSLGAEPQASKRTHEALSIIGKAMPELSLVTCAGKMGEDTARSSGLTAHTIEGVPQDGASTSSADTRRAALELQRLGVDLLLFAGGDGTARDICDALRTGGFASADLPVLGIPAGVKMHSGVFALTPRKAGETALHFLNDHAAELADVEVMDIDEDAFREGRVSATLHGYLKTPMGGDGVQATKSGTAPSDSQAAEDIARQVAADMTDDTLYIIGPGTTTDAIARELGVANTLLGVDVVENGKLLATDATERDLLRLTDGRSAKIIVTVIGGQGYIFGRGNQQISPRVIRRIGRENIVVVATAGKLRALDGRPLLVDTGDAALDDELSGYIRVVTGYRESHIYRVSC, from the coding sequence TTGAAGACACTCGGATTAATCGTCAATCCAATCGCCGGCATGGGCGGCAGTGTCGGTCTAAAAGGCACTGACGGCGAAGACACGCCACAACGCGCGCTGTCGCTCGGCGCCGAACCGCAGGCGAGCAAGCGGACACACGAAGCGCTGTCTATCATCGGCAAGGCAATGCCTGAACTGTCACTCGTAACCTGCGCCGGCAAGATGGGCGAAGACACCGCACGATCCAGCGGACTGACCGCGCACACAATTGAGGGCGTCCCGCAGGACGGCGCATCCACATCGTCCGCCGACACGCGCCGCGCCGCGCTTGAATTGCAGCGACTCGGCGTTGACTTGCTGCTGTTCGCGGGCGGTGACGGCACGGCGCGGGATATTTGCGATGCGCTGCGAACAGGCGGCTTTGCCTCAGCCGATTTACCTGTGCTGGGCATACCCGCCGGCGTCAAGATGCACTCCGGCGTGTTCGCGCTGACGCCGCGCAAGGCAGGCGAAACGGCGCTGCACTTTCTCAACGACCACGCAGCCGAACTCGCTGATGTGGAAGTGATGGACATTGACGAAGACGCGTTCCGCGAAGGCAGGGTCTCCGCGACCTTGCACGGCTACTTGAAGACGCCAATGGGCGGGGACGGCGTGCAGGCGACGAAATCCGGCACTGCGCCGTCGGACAGCCAAGCCGCAGAAGACATCGCGCGGCAGGTCGCAGCAGACATGACTGACGACACGCTGTACATCATCGGACCCGGCACGACCACGGACGCAATCGCGCGCGAGCTGGGCGTGGCGAATACGCTGCTAGGCGTGGATGTCGTGGAGAATGGCAAACTGCTGGCAACAGACGCCACTGAACGCGATCTGCTGCGATTGACGGACGGGCGCAGCGCGAAAATCATCGTAACCGTAATCGGCGGGCAGGGCTACATTTTCGGGCGCGGCAACCAGCAGATTAGCCCGCGCGTCATCCGGCGTATCGGCAGGGAGAACATCGTCGTGGTGGCGACGGCCGGCAAGCTACGCGCGCTAGACGGCCGCCCCTTGCTTGTCGATACCGGCGACGCCGCGCTGGACGACGAGTTGAGCGGATACATCCGCGTCGTCACCGGCTACCGCGAGTCTCACATCTACCGAGTCTCGTGCTGA
- a CDS encoding ABC transporter substrate-binding protein — protein sequence MRGLRKTKSAIWLLFGAMAAMLAVTACGAAEPQVVTVVETVVVTEEVVKEVEVAKEVEVVKEVEIEVVREVPKEVEVVKEVEVEVVKEITKEVIKEVPIERVVIATPSPTDEVFYVRPLDPFPKSGGTFRAGAHGPPAHFDWYASGTIANHGVQSPMYDALLRRDPRTSDVPVVPDLAYRWDISDDQLTYTFSIREGVKFHDGSDLTAEDIKATYDRIIFPSEELVSLRRPLFPNVSAVNTPDDYTVEFELSEPRALANMMVAFSTEWNLVSKKETLEEHNGNLRGVDNHPGTGPFKYVSRNDDQWIMEKNVDYWSPDAPYVDRIEHIWLKAWTPENTAALLGGQTDWTMWMAPKDGRDIGNRPGLNGIRQHLLIWHGIPMNNLRKPFDDKRVRQAVALVLDQQVLLDITADIKATLFGGGWFTDGTPYGLPLEELKQRKYFRNPTEEDIAEARQLLAEAGYPDGQGIPKLDLVTRETINQRQRAPAIQAMLKEGLNIDTEIRVVDVSAHGEEIKAGNYDMSVEGGTWAFIPDPSFYIKDLFGRCGDRLCDGNTAFYDNPELDKMLRALEIELDQAKKIEMSKDLAAFLDQEMPWVPLDTTEITYWGYWDHVKGLMPANSDFYSNYELHKWDYVWLDR from the coding sequence ATGCGAGGTTTGCGGAAAACGAAATCGGCAATATGGCTTCTATTCGGCGCTATGGCGGCTATGCTGGCAGTGACGGCTTGCGGCGCCGCCGAGCCGCAAGTGGTTACGGTCGTTGAGACTGTGGTCGTGACGGAAGAGGTGGTGAAGGAAGTCGAAGTGGCGAAAGAAGTTGAGGTGGTGAAAGAGGTCGAGATTGAGGTCGTCAGGGAAGTGCCCAAAGAAGTTGAGGTGGTGAAAGAGGTTGAGGTTGAGGTCGTAAAGGAAATTACCAAAGAGGTAATCAAGGAAGTCCCCATAGAGCGCGTGGTGATAGCCACACCAAGCCCGACCGATGAGGTCTTCTATGTGCGCCCGCTGGACCCGTTCCCGAAGTCCGGAGGCACATTCCGCGCCGGCGCGCACGGACCACCCGCGCACTTCGACTGGTACGCATCCGGCACAATCGCCAACCACGGCGTGCAGTCGCCGATGTACGATGCCCTGCTGCGCCGCGACCCGCGCACATCGGATGTGCCTGTAGTGCCGGACTTGGCGTACAGGTGGGACATTTCCGACGACCAGCTGACATACACATTCAGCATCAGAGAGGGCGTCAAGTTCCACGATGGCAGCGACTTGACTGCTGAGGACATCAAGGCTACTTACGACAGGATAATCTTCCCAAGCGAGGAACTTGTCAGCTTGCGTAGGCCATTGTTCCCCAACGTATCCGCCGTCAACACGCCCGACGACTACACTGTTGAGTTCGAGCTTAGCGAACCGCGCGCGCTCGCCAACATGATGGTCGCCTTCTCCACAGAGTGGAACCTCGTAAGCAAGAAGGAAACCCTCGAAGAGCACAACGGAAATCTCCGAGGCGTTGACAACCACCCCGGCACAGGACCCTTCAAGTATGTGTCCAGGAACGATGACCAGTGGATTATGGAAAAGAATGTTGACTACTGGAGCCCCGATGCGCCATACGTTGACAGGATAGAGCATATTTGGCTGAAGGCGTGGACGCCTGAGAACACCGCTGCTCTTCTGGGAGGCCAAACGGATTGGACGATGTGGATGGCGCCTAAAGACGGCAGAGACATCGGCAACAGGCCCGGGCTGAACGGCATACGCCAGCACCTGCTTATCTGGCATGGCATCCCGATGAATAACTTGCGAAAGCCTTTCGACGACAAGCGCGTGCGACAGGCAGTCGCCTTGGTTCTCGATCAGCAAGTGCTTCTGGATATTACAGCCGATATAAAGGCTACGCTGTTCGGCGGCGGCTGGTTCACGGACGGCACGCCTTACGGATTGCCCTTGGAAGAGCTGAAGCAAAGAAAGTATTTCCGCAATCCGACCGAGGAAGATATCGCCGAGGCGCGTCAGTTGCTTGCCGAGGCGGGCTACCCCGATGGACAGGGCATTCCGAAGCTTGATCTCGTAACACGCGAAACAATCAACCAGCGCCAGCGAGCGCCGGCAATACAGGCAATGCTGAAGGAAGGGCTGAACATTGACACCGAGATCCGCGTGGTTGATGTGTCGGCGCATGGCGAAGAAATTAAGGCAGGAAACTACGACATGTCCGTCGAGGGTGGCACTTGGGCGTTCATCCCGGACCCGTCCTTCTACATCAAGGACCTGTTCGGACGCTGCGGCGACAGGCTTTGCGATGGCAACACCGCGTTCTACGACAACCCCGAGCTCGACAAGATGCTCAGGGCATTGGAAATAGAGCTGGACCAGGCGAAGAAGATTGAAATGTCCAAGGACTTGGCAGCCTTCCTCGACCAGGAAATGCCTTGGGTGCCCCTCGACACAACCGAGATTACCTACTGGGGCTACTGGGACCATGTCAAGGGCTTGATGCCTGCGAACAGCGACTTCTACTCGAACTACGAACTGCACAAGTGGGACTATGTGTGGCTGGATAGATAG
- a CDS encoding acyl-CoA dehydrogenase, giving the protein MQMNYFPLTDEQFEWKERVVDVAERVIAPRAAEYDTKAQFPRESLAALGELGLWALRVDKEDGGLGGDMVTTCVIVEEIAKKCPSTAMCYKMHLESVEAVSRIPTALQRERFVLPLARGEVFAAAAGGESRGQTGKDWRPVSAPDVPLPLVDGNLRLDNIRKSYVTSAGHASHYIMFCRVEGGRMEGPPDLLMFEADKVQWETLGEWDGLGMRGNCSAPMLFNGEVPYENLLGIELEGEKEPVMQKYMMPVLILTYGAAYLGIASGAFELACIEGDRRYASGGRRLDNPINQRRIAEMSARLESARSFLHVAASMMDEGRANSLLPFIQAKVVCSELAVQVTQDLMTMFGGTAFARQLPFERYFRDARAGVVMGLANDQAYETIATLLFPQEG; this is encoded by the coding sequence ATGCAAATGAATTATTTCCCATTGACCGACGAGCAATTTGAGTGGAAGGAACGGGTCGTCGATGTTGCGGAGCGGGTCATTGCGCCGCGCGCCGCGGAGTATGACACGAAGGCGCAGTTCCCAAGGGAATCACTCGCCGCGCTGGGCGAACTTGGGCTGTGGGCACTGCGCGTGGACAAGGAAGACGGCGGTCTCGGCGGCGATATGGTAACGACCTGCGTCATTGTCGAGGAAATCGCCAAGAAATGCCCGTCCACCGCAATGTGCTACAAAATGCACCTCGAATCGGTGGAGGCGGTCAGCCGCATACCGACCGCGCTGCAGCGAGAGCGATTCGTCCTGCCGCTCGCGCGTGGCGAAGTGTTCGCGGCGGCGGCAGGCGGCGAATCGCGCGGGCAGACGGGCAAGGACTGGAGGCCGGTGTCCGCGCCGGATGTGCCGCTGCCTCTTGTGGATGGGAACTTGCGGCTGGATAACATTCGCAAGTCTTATGTTACATCGGCGGGGCATGCTTCGCATTACATCATGTTCTGCCGTGTGGAGGGAGGACGGATGGAGGGACCGCCGGACCTGCTGATGTTTGAAGCCGACAAGGTGCAATGGGAGACACTCGGCGAGTGGGACGGGCTGGGGATGCGCGGCAACTGCAGCGCGCCGATGCTGTTCAACGGCGAAGTGCCGTACGAGAACCTGCTCGGTATCGAACTCGAAGGCGAGAAAGAGCCGGTGATGCAGAAGTACATGATGCCGGTGCTGATACTCACCTACGGCGCGGCGTATCTGGGCATTGCTTCAGGCGCGTTCGAGCTGGCGTGCATCGAAGGCGATAGGCGCTACGCGAGCGGCGGCAGGCGGCTGGACAATCCGATCAATCAGCGGCGCATCGCGGAGATGAGCGCACGGCTCGAATCGGCGCGTTCGTTTCTACATGTCGCCGCCTCGATGATGGACGAGGGCAGGGCGAACTCGTTGCTTCCGTTCATTCAGGCGAAGGTCGTGTGTTCAGAACTCGCCGTGCAAGTTACGCAAGATCTGATGACGATGTTTGGCGGCACGGCATTCGCGCGGCAGCTGCCCTTCGAGCGCTACTTCCGAGACGCGCGCGCCGGTGTTGTAATGGGCCTAGCCAACGACCAAGCGTACGAGACGATAGCGACGCTGCTGTTTCCACAAGAGGGATGA